The genomic stretch ATATTGAGAAAGAGGCTGCATAGTTACCACTTTGATTTGTACTTTTATAGCTCCAATTTTGCCAGTGTACTCCTCTATTTGCCTACAAAAGCAATTGAAAATTAGCTTCCTTGCTCATTAACATTCAACAAGTTCATAAAAGATTTCAATGAGTGAAGATCAAGACATGACAACAATCAAACATCATGAATCCAGGATACTTATGCACCACCctcaccccccccccccccccaaaaaaaagaagaagcaatAAACACCATTTTTCAATTTGAGAGAACAAGCAATCACTAGTTTTAGTGGATAAAACGTATTCCATCCAATTTACATACATCTGATTTTTCTTCTGTTATCTGTTCGACTAataacaaaacacacacacgTAAAGAGAAAACGAGGCAGTCGACTTCAGTGGTAGAAGCAAGCAGAGAACTGAAGCAAGTTTAGGACCTTTTCCTTTTCAAACAAATGTTAGATGTTATATGCAAGTTTAGgatcctttttccttaattGAAGTCTCTAGATCGAGACCTGAAGAAAGTCACAGACATTTGTTGACAAAAATTCAGCAAGCAAGTAACCTATGTTTATAAGTGGCTCACAAATCATACACACATTAGGTTGATTCCATTTTACTAGACAATGACATACCTGGATAGTAATTTTTCCCTTTCAGCTATATACTTCAGAGCTTCAGCCCATGTAAACTCCACATAAAATCCATGTCCTACCTCAACGAATATATGCCGAGTATCTGGCCTGCAAATATGCAGATAATAAGAAGCTATTAATCTAAACCCCAGCTTCAATAAAAAACCATTCAAGTTAATGGCATCTGCAAATTCAAAAGCATAATATCCATCAATTTTCAGGGACATAGTAGTAAGTACTTTCTGTCATCTCCCTTTCGCTTTACTTCTACATTTATCTGTGTAATTCAGTTTTATTTAACATGTTAGAGGAGTCAGAGACTATCTAAAAgctattcaaataaattttaatagttcCAACATCAAGCCCCTCAGCTCTAATACAAACATTTATGTGGCCGTGGCCACAATTAGGGAAAACTTAATAGCAGCGGTCACAGCTCAAATCACTAACAAGATGGTGAGCTTACGCTACAGCTTCCGTGTAGATTTCGGCGCCAATGTTGACGAGTGTCCTCATACTGGTCACCGTATTCTTCTTCAGATTCTCGATGTTTTTTCTAAGGTCAGAGCTACGGCAACCAGGCTAAGAAAagcaaatttataaataaactaGCTAAACCATTTAAAGTACTAAAATCGTTTTATTAAACACcctaattaatctaaaaatactCTTCTAGCCTGAAATCATAGATGTAAATGACCAATAAAAGAGTAATATCTTAAACAATCACAAAGGATACAAAGTCTTCTGCCGCTCAAAGACCTTGTCCCTGCAAAAGTAGCAGAAGATATCAATCATTTTGAGACTTCTTTTTGGACTAATATTTCTTATGCAATAAAAGATGTTTCGTACGCCACATAACATAAACGAAAGGAAAATTTTCTTGATATTGAACTGATTTTACCAGACATGTATGCAAAAAAGTTGAAAAAGTAATAACAGAATCAGTTGCATTAACGAAATGAGGAAGATGGAAATGAGAAATACCGTTCAGCAATAGCACGCACAAGATTAGGTTTCAAGCGCCCTTCAACAAATTCCTCAAGCGTTTTGATTTCCTCTGATAGCTCAGTGCCCATGGCAGCCCACGCTACATTCAGCATTCAATCAATGTATCTCTAAGGCTAATTTTTCGAGGGGAGAACAGAGCGCACACACATGATCACAATTCCAATTGAACTGTAAACCGCAATTTCCAGTAGCATTTTGGTCCAAACCCTACCTTCTACTGCAGGTGAACGCTTTTGCTTTCAAAGTTATGTTAAAAAAATACGAACTCAATGAAATGTTGCGAACTAGTACTAAATTTCAAAGATTTGGGTGAAACCACCACGGCTATGAACTAGTATGAAGTGTATGAAATAAGTAATCTGGAAAttagaccatctccaaccatttacaccaaattcaaacccATTTTAGAGTATACGTCACACCAAAAAGtagttttactccaaccatttacaccaaattcaaaatttaccatatttggtgttgttcacaaaaaacatcaaaaatgggtttgagtttggtgtatggTGGGAGAAGATTTATacaccaaaactcatttttggagTATGGTTGGACATGGTAGCTTAAATTTCCAGTCAAGGGATGGACTCGAAACGAACAATCAACAGTTGCAATATCCACGCCCACTTAGTGGCCAGTTCATATTGATTCCATGACATATAGTTCACAGTAGATTCCTCAATCAAATCCCAATTCTATGATTTTCTCTTGATTGGAATAAAACTTAATTGATTGGGGAAAAGGGGAAGGGGACTTACCTGTAACAGAAAGGAGAGGGACGGATTTTCCGGCGGCGGCTGGACGGCGTGGAGTGGGCGGCAGCTGCTGGTgcagcagagagagagag from Salvia splendens isolate huo1 chromosome 15, SspV2, whole genome shotgun sequence encodes the following:
- the LOC121769284 gene encoding protein UXT homolog isoform X2 codes for the protein MGTELSEEIKTLEEFVEGRLKPNLVRAIAERDKVFERQKTFSDLRKNIENLKKNTVTSMRTLVNIGAEIYTEAVAPDTRHIFVEVGHGFYVEFTWAEALKYIAEREKLLSRQIEEYTGKIGAIKVQIKVALEAIRKLLNIPDSEL
- the LOC121769284 gene encoding protein UXT homolog isoform X1, whose protein sequence is MLNVAWAAMGTELSEEIKTLEEFVEGRLKPNLVRAIAERDKVFERQKTFSDLRKNIENLKKNTVTSMRTLVNIGAEIYTEAVAPDTRHIFVEVGHGFYVEFTWAEALKYIAEREKLLSRQIEEYTGKIGAIKVQIKVALEAIRKLLNIPDSEL